The Chiloscyllium punctatum isolate Juve2018m chromosome 42, sChiPun1.3, whole genome shotgun sequence genome includes a region encoding these proteins:
- the LOC140465526 gene encoding galactoside alpha-(1,2)-fucosyltransferase 2-like, translated as MTVSVMYKYQLKYHTLFKYVQSLENTSIILESEAEKDSEKVVISSKGFWTINSIGRLGNQMGEYATLYALAKLNGHQAYILPSMANYLSPIFKITLPTLHDSVRKKIHWKDYNLNDWMEDQYRSIQGDYVSLSGYTCSWTFYHHIHSEILRELTLHDFIVEEANAFLRHIRGERKNVTYVGVHVRRGDYVHVMPNIWKGVIADKKYLDTAMAYFRNKYENVVFVVTSNGMDWCKQNINNSKGDVYFSDEPKQATVAFDFSILAHCNHTIMTIGTFGFWAGYLAGGETIYLTNFTLPESPFLKVFKYEAAYLPEWIGIPADLSPLLHENASNLVH; from the coding sequence ATGACAGTTTCTGTAATGTATAAATATCAGTTAAAATACCACACATTGTTCAAATATGTCCAATCTTTGGAAAATACATCCATAATATTGGAAAGTGAAGCAGAGAAGGATTCTGAAAAGGTGGTGATTTCTTCAAAGGGATTTTGGACAATTAACTCCATTGGACGACTTGGCAACCAGATGGGGGAGTATGCAACACTATATGCATTGGCAAAATTGAATGGTCATCAAGCATATATTTTGCCTTCCATGGCCAATTACCTGTCCCCTATCTTCAAAATTACCCTTCCAACCCTCCATGATAGTGTGAGAAAGAAAATACATTGGAAGGATTATAATCTCAATGACTGGATGGAGGATCAGTACCGTAGTATTCAAGGAGATTATGTCAGCCTCTCAGGATACACGTGTTCCTGGACATTCTATCATCATATCCATTCAGAAATTCTTCGTGAGttaactttgcatgattttattGTAGAAGAGGCTAATGCATTCCTAAGACACATTAGAGGTGAGCGAAAGAATGTGACGTATGTTGGTGTTCATGTTCGAAGGGGAGATTATGTACATGTCATGCCAAATATTTGGAAAGGAGTTATAGCTGATAAGAAATATTTAGACACAGCAATGGCCTACTTCAGAAATAAATATGAAAATGTGGTTTTTGTAGTGACAAGTAATGGAATGGACTGGTGTAAGCAAAACATTAATAACTCCAAAGGAGATGTTTACTTTTCAGATGAACCCAAGCAGGCTACTGTCGCTTTTGACTTTTCTATCCTTGCACATTGTAACCACACAATAATGACAATCGGGACATTTGGTTTCTGGGCTGGCTACTTGGCAGGTGGGGAGACAATTTACCTCACAAACTTTACTTTGCCTGAGTCACCTTTCCTAAAGGTGTTTAAATATGAGGCAGCTTATTTACCTGAATGGATTGGAATTCCTGCTGATCTCTCACctcttctgcatgaaaatgctTCAAACTTAGTCCATTAG